Part of the Dehalococcoidales bacterium genome is shown below.
CGGCTTCCAATGTCGGCAAGAGCGTGCTGGCGACGGCTCTTTGCCGCATTTTCAGGGACGATGGTTTCAGTGTAGCCCCTTTCAAGGCCCAGAACATGTCTCTGAATTCCTTTGTCACCCCTGATGGCGGGGAGATTGGTAGAGCCCAGGCGGCGCAAGCGGAAGCCGCCGGTATTGCCCCTTCGGTGGAGATGAACCCCGTCCTGCTCAAGCCGGAAGGTAATAGCCGTTCTCAGGTGGTGGTAAATGGTAAGCCCTGGAAGTCCACCACCGCCTCAAAATACTATAACCTGAAATCCGAATTATGGCCGGTGGTGACTCAGGCGCTGGATAAACTCCGTTCCCGGTACCAGATTGTGGTTATCGAAGGCGCGGGCAGTCCGGCGGAAATAAACCTGGCCAAAGATGAGATAGTGAACATGCGCCTGGCGAAGTACTGCCAGTCTCCGGTATTGCTGGTAGGAGATATTGACTGTGGCGGCGTCTTCGCTTCACTGCTGGGTACTCTGTGGCTCCTTCCCCCGGAAGAACTGGGACTGGTCAAGGGCCTGGTGATAAACAAGTTCCGGGGAGACCTGACGCTGCTTGAGCCTGGAATAAGATTTCTGGAAGAGAAGTCCGGTCTCCCTGTAACCGGGGTGATACCCTACTTCCGTGATATTTCCGTGGCCCCGGAGGATTCGGTAGCTCTTGAGCAGTCCCGACCCGTGCAAGCGACTTTCCAGGTAGATATCGCTGTCATCAGAATGCCTCATATCTCCAACTTTGATGATTTCGACCCTCTGGCTAAAGAGAATGGTATCAGGTTAAGGTACGTAAATTCGGTGAAAGACTTGGGCAACCCGGACCTGATTATTCTGCCGGGCAGCAAGACTACGGTTGCTGACCTGGACTGGCTGAGAGAAAACGGGCTGGCTGCCCGCATAACCGAGCTTTACCGGCAGGGGGCCTTTGTCATCGGTATCTGCGGAGGCTATCAGATGCTGGGGCGGTATATTGACGACCCCGACCAGGTAGAGTCAACGGTCCTTCGGCGGCAGGGCCTGGGGCTTCTACCCATAACCACCACCTTTTTGCCGACTAAAGAGACCCACCAGGTAAAGGGTGAAGTGGTGTCACACCGGGGACTGCTCGCCGGTACCCGGGGTATCACCTTTGAGGGTTACGAGATTCATATGGGCAGGACGGAAGGTGACGAAGACGGAAGCGTCTTCTGTCTCCGCCAGCGTTCGGGTAAACCCTGTGAGATACCGGATGGATACCTGGATTCCGGCGGGCAG
Proteins encoded:
- a CDS encoding cobyric acid synthase, with translation ASNVGKSVLATALCRIFRDDGFSVAPFKAQNMSLNSFVTPDGGEIGRAQAAQAEAAGIAPSVEMNPVLLKPEGNSRSQVVVNGKPWKSTTASKYYNLKSELWPVVTQALDKLRSRYQIVVIEGAGSPAEINLAKDEIVNMRLAKYCQSPVLLVGDIDCGGVFASLLGTLWLLPPEELGLVKGLVINKFRGDLTLLEPGIRFLEEKSGLPVTGVIPYFRDISVAPEDSVALEQSRPVQATFQVDIAVIRMPHISNFDDFDPLAKENGIRLRYVNSVKDLGNPDLIILPGSKTTVADLDWLRENGLAARITELYRQGAFVIGICGGYQMLGRYIDDPDQVESTVLRRQGLGLLPITTTFLPTKETHQVKGEVVSHRGLLAGTRGITFEGYEIHMGRTEGDEDGSVFCLRQRSGKPCEIPDGYLDSGGQVLGTYIHGLFGNEELRRAILSQIVGAKGQRLSFSNDGEPKRDEYNKLADLVRSSLDMDTIYNIAGLKKD